In Scleropages formosus chromosome 10, fSclFor1.1, whole genome shotgun sequence, a single genomic region encodes these proteins:
- the LOC108922366 gene encoding claudin-4-like, whose translation MAALGLEILGVTLGILGWIASIMACALPMWKVTAFIGSNIVTAQNMWEGIWMNCVVQSTGQMQCKVYDSMLALPQDMQAARALSVIAIVLSVLALLISIVGAKCTNCVDDEGTKARVMLTSGVTFIVAALIELIPVSWSAHAIVTDFYNPIIPEAQKREIGASLYLGWAAASLLLVGGSILCCSCPPQKELRYTVPSRIAYSTNRSGVPSTYDKRDYV comes from the coding sequence ATGGCGGCGCTGGGTCTAGAGATACTCGGGGTGACACTTGGTATACTTGGCTGGATCGCCAGCATTATGGCCTGTGCGCTGCCCATGTGGAAGGTGACCGCTTTCATCGGCAGCAACATTGTGACGGCACAGAACATGTGGGAGGGCATCTGGATGAATTGTGTTGTACAGAGCACGGGCCAGATGCAGTGCAAGGTGTACGACTCTATGCTGGCCCTGCCCCAGGATATGCAAGCTGCGCGGGCTCTCTCAGTCATCGCCATCGTTTTGAGTGTCCTGGCACTGCTGATCTCTATCGTTGGAGCCAAGTGCACCAACTGTGTGGACGATGAGGGCACCAAAGCCAGAGTGATGCTGACTTCCGGGGTCACCTTCATCGTAGCCGCGTTGATTGAGCTCATCCCCGTGTCCTGGTCCGCACACGCCATCGTGACGGACTTCTACAACCCCATCATCCCCGAGGCCCAGAAGAGGGAAATCGGTGCCTCGTTGTACCTCGGCTGGGCTGCCGCATCCCTCCTGCTCGTTGGCGGGAGCATCTTGTGCTGCAGCTGCCCCCCGCAAAAAGAGCTGAGATATACAGTTCCTAGTCGCATTGCATACTCCACCAACAGGTCTGGTGTACCAAGCACATACGACAAGAGGGACTACGTCTGA
- the LOC108922470 gene encoding claudin-4-like, producing MRSVGMQTLGSSLALLGWLGVILSCGLPMWKVTAFIGTNIVTAQIIWEGIWMNCVMQSTGQTQCKMYDSTLVLSPDLQAARALMIIAIILGITGLLLAFIGGKCTNFVAEGLTKAKLTSAAGFILISTGILCLVPVSWTGSTIISDFYNPLFTDAQRREIGASLYIGWGATVLLILGGILLLNLCPPKEEKSPSVKYLIVRSSRAPSKVSSVRTGAPSTRPSTPAKTYI from the coding sequence ATGCGGTCTGTCGGGATGCAGACGCTGGGGAGTAGCCTGGCACTCCTGGGATGGCTGGGGGTGATCCTCTCCTGCGGCCTCCCCATGTGGAAGGTTACAGCTTTCATCGGGACAAACATTGTGACGGCGCAGATCATCTGGGAGGGCATCTGGATGAACTGTGTGATGCAAAGCACAGGCCAGACACAGTGCAAGATGTATGATTCCACACTGGTGCTGAGCCCTGACCTGCAGGCGGCACGTGCCTTAATGATCATCGCCATCATTCTGGGCATCACGGGGCTCCTTCTGGCCTTCATTGGGGGAAAGTGCACCAACTTCGTAGCAGAGGGGCTCACCAAGGCGAAGCTCACCAGTGCCGCTGGCTTCATCCTGATTTCGACCGGCATCCTGTGCCTGGTACCCGTCTCCTGGACGGGCAGCACCATCATATCGGACTTCTACAACCCCCTTTTCACCGACGCACAGCGCAGGGAGATAGGCGCCTCTCTCTACATCGGCTGGGGTGCCACCGTCCTGCTCATCCTGGGAGGAATCCTGCTTTTAAATCTCTGTCCTCCCAAAGAGGAGAAGAGCCCCTCTGTTAAGTACCTCATTGTGAGGTCATCAAGAGCACCCAGCAAAGTGAGCTCAGTGCGCACAGGAGCCCCTTCCACCAGGCCATCCACTCCAGCAAAGACATACATATGA
- the LOC108922484 gene encoding claudin-4-like produces the protein MVSAGLQMLGSALGVIGWIGAIVACAVPMWKVTAFIGENIVTAQTAYEGIWMSCIMQSTGQTQCKVYDSMLALSQDLQAARALIIIAIIAGVVGILLATAGGKCTNCVEDESLKAKIGIASGAVFITAGVLCLIPICWTANIIIRDFYNPLVPSAQKREIGAALYIGWAASALMIIGGALLCCNCPPKETSYAAKYSTARSGAPGQRV, from the coding sequence ATGGTTTCCGCTGGACTCCAGATGCTTGGATCTGCCCTGGGAGTCATCGGCTGGATCGGAGCCATCGTGGCCTGCGCAGTGCCCATGTGGAAGGTGACCGCTTTCATCGGGGAGAACATTGTGACGGCACAGACTGCTTACGAGGGCATCTGGATGAGTTGCATCATGCAGAGCACAGGTCAGACGCAGTGCAAGGTGTACGATTCCATGCTAGCACTGTCCCAGGACCTGCAGGCTGCCCGTGCCCTCATCATCATCGCCATCATAGCAGGCGTCGTGGGCATACTCCTGGCTACGGCAGGGGGCAAGTGCACCAACTGTGTTGAAGATGAGTCCTTAAAGGCTAAGATCGGAATCGCTTCCGGAGCCGTGTTCATCACTGCTGGAGTGCTCTGCCTCATCCCCATCTGCTGGACAGCGAACATCATCATCCGTGACTTCTACAACCCTTTGGTGCCCTCGGCACAGAAGCGGGAGATTGGGGCAGCTCTGTACATCGGCTGGGCTGCCTCCGCTCTGATGATCATCGGGGGAGCCCTGCTGTGCTGCAACTGCCCGCCCAAGGAAACCTCATACGCTGCCAAGTATTCAACAGCGAGGTCCGGCGCTCCGGGACAGAGGGTCTGA
- the cldnf gene encoding claudin f, whose amino-acid sequence MGRVAKEVSGQVLCFMGFVGVCLTCGIPMWRVTTYIGANIVTGQIIWDGLWMQCVMQSTGQMQCSLQSSIMGISQDLQAGQALTVISLVVAFIGFALSFVGVKCTSCLSRDVSQTKVVILSGIICIIAGVLCLIPTAWSAAIAVTDYENPVVIQSQKREIGASIFIGWGSSILLIIGGSVLCSSCPPQDPKYFYQTYPPQYTAYPGSIYTARSYMPAKTYMPPKTYSPARQYGPASRPTSPGQYL is encoded by the coding sequence ATGGGGCGGGTAGCAAAGGAAGTGTCCGGCCAGGTCCTCTGTTTCATGGGCTTTGTTGGGGTGTGCCTGACATGCGGAATTCCAATGTGGCGGGTGACCACGTACATCGGGGCCAACATCGTCACAGGGCAGATCATATGGGATGGCTTGTGGATGCAGTGCGTGATGCAAAGCACGGGCCAGATGCAGTGCAGCCTTCAGTCCTCCATCATGGGAATCTCTCAGGACCTACAGGCTGGTCAGGCCTTGACTGTCATCTCCCTTGTGGTGGCCTTCATCGGCTTTGCGCTGTCCTTCGTTGGCGTCAAGTGCACCAGCTGCCTGAGCCGCGATGTGTCCCAGACGAAGGTGGTCATCCTGTCGGGAATCATCTGCATCATCGCAGGAGTCCTCTGTCTGATTCCCACAGCTTGGTCTGCAGCCATAGCTGTAACAGACTATGAGAACCCTGTGGTCATTCAGTCTCAGAAGAGAGAGATAGGTGCATCTATCTTCATTGGATGGGGATCGAGCATTCTGCTGATCATTGGAGGATCTGTCCTTTGCTCATCCTGTCCACCACAAGACCCCAAATACTTCTACCAGACCTACCCTCCACAGTACACTGCCTACCCTGGATCCATATATACGGCTAGATCATATATGCCTGCAAAGACATATATGCCACCCAAGACATATTCTCCGGCAAGGCAGTATGGCCCTGCTTCAAGGCCCACTTCACCCGGACAGTATCTTTAA
- the LOC108922426 gene encoding claudin-4 yields the protein MPSAGLEILGMTLSVLGWLGVMVACFLPMWRVAAYVGQNIVIAQVVWEGLWMSCVVKSTGQMHCKVYDSMLGLPEELQAARALTIISMLLCVVGICLSVAGAKCTNCTESEASKPRIALSAGAVFITAGLLQLVAISWTANVIIMDFHDPLLEEAQKREFGNSLYFGWAASCLLILGGGLLSCTCPSKPPTHVLSTVEYSAAKPASSSRHYRKDYV from the coding sequence ATGCCATCAGCTGGCCTTGAGATCCTAGGGATGACCCTCTCTGTGCTGGGCTGGCTAGGTGTCATGGTGGCCTGCTTTCTGCCCATGTGGAGGGTCGCAGCATATGTGGGGCAGAACATCGTGATCGCTCAAGTGGTCTGGGAGGGCCTGTGGATGAGCTGCGTGGTGAAGAGCACAGGCCAGATGCACTGCAAGGTGTATGACTCCATGCTGGGTCTGCCCGAGGAGCTGCAGGCGGCTCGCGCCCTCACCATCATCTCTATGCTGCTCTGCGTGGTGGGCATCTGCTTGTCAGTGGCTGGCGCCAAATGCACTAACTGCACGGAGAGCGAGGCCAGCAAGCCACGCATTGCCCTCAGTGCTGGAGCCGTTTTCATCACGGCTGGCTTGCTGCAGCTCGTGGCCATCTCCTGGACCGCCAATGTCATCATTATGGACTTCCATGATCCGCTGCTGGAGGAGGCGCAGAAGCGCGAGTTTGGGAACTCGCTGTATTTCGGATGGGCTGCCTCCTGCCTCCTGATTCTGGGGGGTGGCCTGCTCAGCTGCACCTGCCCGAGCAAACCTCCGACCCATGTCCTGTCCACAGTGGAATACTCCGCAGCGAAGCCTGCGTCTTCCTCCAGACACTATCGGAAGGACTATGTCTGA
- the LOC108922364 gene encoding claudin-like protein ZF-A89, translating to MASAGLQILGVILAVIGWLGEIIICALPMWKVTAFIGANIVTAQTVWEGLWMDCVVQSTGQMQCKVYDSMLALPQDLQAARALVVISILVALIGVLLSVIGGQCTNCIQDAAAKSKVALVSGAVFIVAGVLCLVPVCWSANTVIRDFYNPVVAGAQKRELGASLFIGWGAAGLMLMGGGLLCLQCPPKETRGYPVKYSAARSKTSSGAYV from the coding sequence ATGGCCTCAGCAGGTCTACAGATTTTGGGAGTTATTCTGGCAGTTATTGGGTGGCTGGGTGAGATTATTATTTGTGCGCTGCCCATGTGGAAGGTGACCGCGTTCATTGGCGCGAACATCGTCACTGCTCAAACAGTCTGGGAGGGTCTGTGGATGGACTGTGTTGTGCAGAGCACAGGCCAGATGCAGTGCAAGGTGTACGACTCCATGCTGGCGCTGCCTCAGGATCTACAAGCTGCTAGGGCCCTCGTTGTGATCTCCATCTTGGTGGCACTCATCGGCGTCTTGCTGTCTGTCATCGGGGGACAGTGCACAAACTGCATCCAGGATGCTGCTGCCAAGTCTAAAGTGGCCCTTGTGTCTGGTGCGGTGTTCATCGTCGCCGGTGTGCTCTGCCTCGTGCCCGTATGCTGGTCGGCAAACACCGTCATCCGGGACTTCTACAACCCCGTGGTGGCTGGCGCTCAGAAACGGGAGCTCGGTGCCTCACTCTTCATTGGCTGGGGGGCAGCAGGTCTCATGCTGATGGGTGGGGGGCTCCTCTGCCTCCAGTGCCCCCCGAAGGAGACCCGAGGGTACCCGGTCAAGTACTCTGCTGCAAGGTCCAAGACCAGTTCGGGAGCTTATGTGTGA
- the LOC108922368 gene encoding claudin-3-like yields MSAGLEIVGIALGVLGWIIAIVACALPMWRVTAFIGSNIVTAQIIWEGLWMTCVVQSTGQMQCKVYDSMLALPQDMQAARALTVISVLLSVLALLIAIVGAKCTNCIEDEASKAKVMIISGVFFITSGIMQLIPVSWSANTIIRDFYNPLLTDAQRRELGAALYIGWGAAALLAIGGALLCCSCPPSEQKYQPSRMAYSAPRSAGGGGYDRKDYV; encoded by the coding sequence ATGTCCGCAGGTCTGGAGATTGTGGGAATCGCTCTGGGCGTACTAGGCTGGATCATAGCCATCGTGGCCTGCGCTCTTCCCATGTGGAGGGTGACTGCCTTCATTGGCAGTAACATTGTAACAGCGCAGATCATCTGGGAGGGTCTCTGGATGACCTGTGTGGTGCAGAGCACAGGCCAGATGCAGTGCAAGGTCTATGACTCCATGCTGGCACTTCCCCAGGATATGCAGGCTGCGCGAGCTCTCACGGTCATCTCTGTTCTCCTCTCTGTGCTGGCCCTGCTGATCGCCATAGTCGGCGCCAAGTGCACCAACTGCATCGAGGATGAGGCATCAAAGGCCAAGGTGATGATCATCTCTGGAGTCTTCTTCATCACTTCTGGCATCATGCAGCTCATCCCCGTATCCTGGTCAGCCAACACCATCATCCGTGACTTCTACAACCCCCTGCTAACTGATGCGCAGAGGCGGGAGCTGGGAGCAGCGCTCTACATCGGCTGGGGGGCAGCTGCCCTTCTGGCAATCGGAGGAGCTTTGCTCTGCTGCTCCTGTCCTCCCAGTGAGCAGAAATACCAGCCCTCCAGAATGGCTTACTCAGCTCCACggtcagctggaggtggtggcTACGACAGGAAGGACTATGTTTGA